The segment TTTAAACTCCTGGAAGGAAACGAGGAGTTGATCGAATCCTGCCGCAAGTTTGCCGGACAACCGGAAATGGAAGCCGGTGGTGCGGCCATGCTGATCCTGGAAATATTATGGCACAGCCTACGCCAGACCCGGCATTGATATTTACACTGCAGTTGCATAAAAAACATGACAAGGAGATGGCATATGATACCTGAAATCACCACGCAAAATCTTAACTCCGATCAATTCATTAATGAAAAAGTCACTGAAATCAAAGATACCGTTGAGAGCGGAATCGCGATTAATGCGCTTTCCGGCGGCGTCGATTCCGCTACGGTCACGATGATCGGGCACCGGGCTCTGGGGAGTCGCCTGAAAACCGTTTTTATCGAGAACGGAATTATGCGCGCGGGTGAACCTGAACAGGTAGTGGGTCTTTTCCAGAAGCTGGGCGTCACCGTGGAAGTCGTCGATGCCAAGAAAGAGTTCTTCAGCGCGCTCAAAGGCGTCAATGACCCGGAAGAAAAACGCGAGGCCATTACCCAGACCTTTTATAAAAACGTATTCGGCCGAATCGTCAAAGAAAGCGGCGCAAAATTCCTGTTACAGGGAACGATTCTTACGGACGTTGACGAAACCGTTGCCGGCATCAAGCGCCAGCATAATGTTTTCGAGCAGCTCGGCATCGATCCGCAGGAAGCTTTCGGCTACCGCATACTCGAGCCGCTCATTCAGCTTCGCAAGGACGGTGTTCGCAAAGTCGGCCAGGCGTTAGGACTACCGGCAGAGGTGTTTGAACGCATCCCCTTCCCCGGGCCGGCGCTTGCCGCGCGAGTCATCGGCGAGGTCACGCCCGAGCGCATCCAGACGGTGCGCCGGGCTACCGGTGTGGTTGAGCGCCTGCTTAAAGATACGGGCGCCTTCCAGTACATGGCCATCCTGCATGAAGACCGTGTCACCGGCATGCGCGACAACAAGCGCGACTTCGGACAGCAGATCGAGGTCCGCTGCTGGGACAGCGTCGATGCCCGCACCGCCACCCCGACCCGACTTTCGTTCGAGCTGCTTACAAAGATAGCCGACGAAATCATAAAAGAGGTGCCGGGGATCGTCAGCGTTACATACAACATCGCCTCCAAACCGCCGTCAACCATCGAAGCGGTCTAACTTGAATCAGAATATCGGCATAATGAACAGTGAGGTATAAACAATGATCGAACCCAATTACATTGAAGACAACAACTATATCATCCAACAAATGAGGCGAATACCCGCACTGTCGTCATTCG is part of the Desulfobacterales bacterium genome and harbors:
- a CDS encoding ExsB family transcriptional regulator; translation: MIPEITTQNLNSDQFINEKVTEIKDTVESGIAINALSGGVDSATVTMIGHRALGSRLKTVFIENGIMRAGEPEQVVGLFQKLGVTVEVVDAKKEFFSALKGVNDPEEKREAITQTFYKNVFGRIVKESGAKFLLQGTILTDVDETVAGIKRQHNVFEQLGIDPQEAFGYRILEPLIQLRKDGVRKVGQALGLPAEVFERIPFPGPALAARVIGEVTPERIQTVRRATGVVERLLKDTGAFQYMAILHEDRVTGMRDNKRDFGQQIEVRCWDSVDARTATPTRLSFELLTKIADEIIKEVPGIVSVTYNIASKPPSTIEAV